A genomic window from Serratia liquefaciens includes:
- a CDS encoding NAD(P)/FAD-dependent oxidoreductase — translation MNNNIESLTYYAATKKYDLRFPTLEEDLDVDVVIIGGGFSGINTALELAERGITNIAILEGRYLGYGGTGRNGGQVMAGIGHDLEKIKRHVGPSGLETIFKISNLGAGIIRERIKKYEIDADFCFGYGYLGSNARQEKTLRSWLKEFKAVSPDEEIELYTGAEVKQVVGSDAYTCALKHMGGGHVHSLNLLLGEAKALSGYGVKIFENSSVLGVEYGSRIKVRTAMGSVRANKMLWACNGFLNGMEPFIYDKTINTYAFQLATEPLPEELIRQISPIRGAYSDIRPVIDYYRVTNENRLLFGSATRLIEYIPSDLKAWNRNLMLKVFPYLHDVKIDLAWGGPLCCSANLFPQIGTLPQHDNVFYVQGYSGFGVTPSHIVCKVLAEGMSEGSDRYDLMSSIPHVNIFGKDKLRRVMTTAGKVWHQTSGYWKGRR, via the coding sequence GTGAACAATAATATCGAATCGTTAACCTACTACGCGGCAACCAAAAAATACGATCTGCGCTTCCCGACGCTGGAAGAAGATCTGGACGTTGACGTGGTGATCATCGGCGGCGGTTTCTCCGGCATCAATACCGCGCTGGAGCTGGCTGAGCGGGGCATCACCAATATCGCCATACTGGAAGGGCGTTATCTGGGTTACGGCGGCACCGGCCGCAACGGCGGGCAGGTGATGGCCGGCATCGGCCACGATCTGGAAAAAATCAAACGCCACGTCGGCCCCTCCGGGCTGGAAACCATCTTCAAAATCAGCAACCTCGGCGCCGGGATTATTCGCGAACGCATCAAGAAGTACGAGATTGATGCCGATTTCTGTTTTGGCTATGGCTACCTCGGCAGCAATGCACGCCAGGAGAAAACCCTGCGCAGCTGGCTGAAGGAATTCAAGGCGGTCTCGCCGGATGAAGAGATTGAACTCTACACCGGCGCAGAGGTGAAGCAGGTCGTGGGGTCAGACGCCTACACCTGCGCATTGAAACACATGGGCGGCGGCCACGTGCATTCGCTCAACCTGCTGTTGGGCGAGGCGAAGGCGCTCAGCGGCTACGGCGTGAAAATCTTCGAAAACAGCAGCGTGCTGGGCGTGGAATACGGTTCGCGCATCAAAGTGCGCACCGCCATGGGCTCAGTGCGTGCCAACAAGATGCTGTGGGCGTGCAACGGTTTTCTCAACGGCATGGAGCCGTTCATCTACGACAAAACCATCAATACCTACGCGTTCCAACTGGCTACCGAACCCTTGCCTGAAGAGCTGATCCGCCAGATCAGCCCGATCCGCGGTGCCTACAGCGATATCCGCCCGGTGATCGATTACTACCGGGTGACCAATGAAAACCGGCTGCTGTTTGGCAGTGCCACCCGCTTGATCGAATACATTCCCTCGGATCTTAAGGCCTGGAACCGCAACCTGATGCTCAAGGTGTTCCCGTACCTGCACGACGTGAAGATCGACCTGGCCTGGGGCGGGCCGCTGTGTTGCAGCGCCAACCTGTTCCCGCAGATCGGCACCTTGCCGCAGCATGACAACGTGTTTTATGTGCAGGGCTATTCCGGCTTTGGCGTAACGCCGAGTCATATCGTTTGCAAAGTGTTGGCAGAGGGCATGAGCGAGGGATCGGATCGTTACGATCTGATGAGTTCAATCCCGCACGTCAATATCTTCGGTAAAGACAAGCTGCGACGGGTAATGACTACCGCCGGCAAGGTTTGGCACCAGACATCCGGCTACTGGAAAGGCCGTCGCTAA
- a CDS encoding iron-containing alcohol dehydrogenase, with product MTISLTIANRHTWFGHGSISQLIPLLTAEPQPTLLFSCRSFLNGAVYSSLADALTPLLLGTEIVSHEASPQEIDAWVARWRGKVRRVVAIGGGSVLDAAKAFAALVEHPLPTLRYMEKIGDTKISGATLPLIAIPTTAGTGSEVTQNAVITDTQVSKVKASLRHNNFVPQTAILDPQLLQGAPDKVLAYCAIDAFTHLFEAYLSKTANAMTREMSLTGIRHFLQAWPALNRSAEAHEAIMQASYLGGLTLSAAGLGVIHGIAGEIGALRDYHHGQVCGRLLLPFLELLAKSEQPQQRALMAELAARLFPEQHDSPERYLIDFITRNAIASFWQDDLTISADELAVTLAKSNSKNSLIDYSAPQRQQMIEGAFRIE from the coding sequence ATGACTATCAGCCTGACCATTGCCAACCGCCATACCTGGTTCGGCCACGGCAGCATCAGCCAACTGATCCCGCTACTGACCGCCGAACCACAGCCGACGCTGCTGTTTAGCTGCCGATCATTCCTCAATGGCGCGGTGTATTCCTCACTGGCAGACGCATTGACGCCGCTGCTGCTCGGCACCGAAATCGTCAGTCACGAGGCTTCGCCGCAAGAGATAGATGCCTGGGTCGCGCGTTGGCGCGGCAAGGTGCGACGCGTGGTAGCCATTGGCGGCGGTAGCGTACTGGATGCTGCCAAGGCCTTTGCCGCGCTGGTCGAGCACCCGTTGCCCACCCTGCGCTATATGGAAAAGATCGGCGACACAAAAATCAGCGGTGCAACCCTGCCGCTGATCGCCATCCCCACCACCGCCGGTACCGGCAGTGAAGTCACGCAGAATGCGGTGATCACCGACACCCAGGTGAGCAAGGTGAAAGCCTCGCTGCGCCATAACAACTTTGTGCCGCAGACTGCCATCCTGGATCCACAGCTGCTGCAGGGTGCGCCGGACAAGGTGCTGGCCTACTGCGCCATCGACGCCTTTACCCACCTGTTCGAGGCCTATCTGTCCAAAACCGCCAACGCTATGACGCGCGAGATGTCGCTGACCGGCATCCGCCACTTCCTGCAGGCCTGGCCTGCGCTCAACCGCAGCGCCGAGGCTCATGAAGCTATTATGCAAGCCTCCTATCTTGGCGGCCTGACGCTGAGCGCCGCCGGGCTGGGAGTGATCCACGGCATCGCCGGTGAGATTGGCGCCCTGCGCGACTATCACCACGGCCAGGTCTGCGGCCGCCTGCTGCTGCCGTTCCTCGAACTGCTGGCGAAAAGCGAACAACCGCAGCAGAGGGCGCTGATGGCTGAGCTTGCCGCCCGTCTGTTCCCCGAGCAGCATGACAGCCCGGAACGCTACCTGATCGACTTTATTACCCGCAATGCCATCGCCAGTTTCTGGCAGGATGACCTGACGATTTCCGCTGACGAACTGGCGGTGACGCTGGCAAAATCCAACAGCAAGAACTCGCTGATCGACTACAGCGCGCCGCAGCGGCAGCAGATGATCGAAGGCGCATTCCGCATCGAATGA
- a CDS encoding aspartate aminotransferase family protein, whose amino-acid sequence MADLNHRENKADREWLEAHWMPFTGNRNFKANPRMISHAQGVYYTSQDGRKIFDGLSGLWCCGLGHGRQEIADAAHRQLSRLDYSPAFQFGHALSFELANKIKAMTPAGLDYVFFTGSGSEAADTSLKMARAYWRAKGQAGKTCFIGREKGYHGVNFGGIAVGGIAGNRKAFGASAEADHLPHTQLAGNAFSRGMPEQGAELAEELNRIIALRDASTIAAVIVEPFSGSAGVIVPPVGYLQRIREICTQHNILLIFDEVITAFGRCGALTGAEAFGVTPDIMNIAKQVTNGAQPMGAVVVRPEIYQAFMATDEPEYLLEFPHGYTYSAHPVSCAVGLATLDIIEREKMIERVQALAPHFERAVHGLQGCSHVSDIRNFGLAAGITLAARPGEAARRPYEVAMRCWESGFYVRYGGDTLQLAPPFISSEAQIDSLINALGDAINATE is encoded by the coding sequence ATGGCTGATTTAAATCACCGTGAAAATAAAGCCGACCGTGAATGGTTAGAAGCACATTGGATGCCCTTTACCGGCAACCGTAATTTTAAAGCCAACCCGAGAATGATAAGCCACGCGCAAGGCGTTTATTATACTAGCCAGGACGGTCGCAAAATTTTTGACGGATTATCCGGGTTGTGGTGCTGCGGGTTGGGCCATGGCCGCCAGGAAATTGCCGATGCCGCTCACCGGCAACTTTCCCGATTGGATTATTCCCCGGCGTTTCAGTTCGGCCATGCCTTATCTTTCGAGCTGGCTAACAAAATCAAGGCCATGACCCCGGCCGGGCTGGACTACGTGTTTTTCACCGGCTCCGGCTCCGAAGCGGCAGACACCTCGTTAAAAATGGCTCGTGCCTATTGGCGAGCCAAAGGCCAGGCGGGAAAAACCTGTTTTATCGGTCGCGAAAAAGGCTACCACGGCGTTAACTTTGGTGGCATCGCGGTGGGCGGCATTGCCGGCAATCGTAAAGCCTTTGGTGCCAGCGCCGAAGCGGACCACCTGCCCCATACCCAACTGGCGGGAAATGCCTTTTCACGCGGCATGCCCGAGCAGGGGGCCGAACTGGCGGAGGAACTCAACCGCATCATCGCACTGCGTGACGCCTCGACCATCGCCGCGGTGATTGTCGAACCCTTCTCCGGCTCGGCCGGGGTGATCGTACCGCCGGTCGGTTATCTGCAACGCATCCGCGAGATCTGCACTCAACACAATATTCTGCTGATTTTTGACGAAGTGATCACCGCCTTCGGCCGCTGTGGTGCCTTGACCGGCGCCGAGGCATTCGGCGTCACGCCGGACATCATGAATATTGCCAAACAGGTCACCAACGGCGCACAACCGATGGGCGCCGTGGTGGTTCGGCCCGAGATTTACCAGGCCTTCATGGCCACCGATGAACCGGAATATTTGCTCGAATTCCCGCACGGCTACACCTACTCCGCCCATCCGGTCAGCTGTGCGGTGGGGCTGGCGACGCTGGATATCATTGAACGCGAGAAGATGATCGAACGAGTGCAAGCGTTGGCCCCCCATTTCGAACGGGCGGTGCACGGTTTGCAGGGATGCAGCCACGTCAGCGACATTCGCAACTTTGGCCTGGCGGCAGGTATCACGCTGGCGGCCCGGCCGGGTGAGGCGGCACGCAGGCCATATGAGGTGGCGATGCGCTGCTGGGAAAGCGGGTTTTATGTCCGCTATGGTGGCGACACCCTGCAGTTGGCACCGCCGTTTATCAGCAGCGAGGCGCAGATCGATTCGCTGATCAACGCCCTCGGCGACGCTATCAACGCAACCGAATAA
- a CDS encoding phospholipase D-like domain-containing protein yields MPNGRHSRWPLGRLYTALWGGCLLMLSQNAAARFEIPGYELVYTAPVETALQADDLRNTAEVWQQMFDAAKTRIDLGQFYVANQQGSLLDGVLQHLKAAGERGVKIRFLMEEKGIRISTPETLEQLKAIPNLELRIIPYQRLSGGILHAKYLLVDGEQAFVGSQNFDWRALAHIHETGLRISDAGVVGQIQAIFEQDWQAQALLAADKPVPQLTYQPTAETPQGNYLIASPRAYNPVGVIDSQLELPRLLASARQRVRVQVMDYAPLSFGPDRTRPYYAVIDNALRSAAARGVQIELMVANWNTKKPDIAWLKSLAVVPNVQVRIVTIPPASSGFIPFARVIHSKIMTIDGGIAWVGTSNWTGGYLDNSRNLEIVLHDANMSLRLDKLYSQLWDSLYAEPLKLDYDYPTPKPGGES; encoded by the coding sequence ATGCCTAATGGCCGTCATTCACGGTGGCCACTGGGCCGCCTTTACACTGCGTTATGGGGTGGTTGTCTGTTGATGTTGAGCCAGAATGCGGCGGCGCGCTTTGAAATTCCCGGCTACGAGCTGGTGTATACCGCACCGGTAGAAACTGCGTTGCAGGCGGATGACCTGCGCAACACGGCCGAGGTGTGGCAGCAGATGTTTGATGCGGCGAAAACCCGCATCGATCTGGGCCAGTTCTACGTGGCGAACCAACAGGGTTCGCTGCTGGATGGCGTGCTGCAGCATCTTAAAGCGGCGGGGGAACGTGGGGTAAAAATTCGTTTCCTGATGGAGGAGAAGGGCATCCGCATTTCTACTCCCGAAACGCTGGAACAGCTCAAGGCGATCCCGAATCTGGAGCTGCGCATCATCCCTTACCAGCGGCTGAGCGGCGGCATTCTGCATGCCAAATACCTGCTGGTGGACGGTGAGCAGGCGTTTGTCGGCAGCCAGAACTTTGACTGGCGCGCGCTGGCACACATCCATGAAACCGGGTTGCGCATCAGCGATGCCGGGGTCGTGGGGCAGATCCAGGCGATCTTCGAACAGGACTGGCAGGCGCAGGCGTTGCTGGCGGCGGATAAACCGGTGCCCCAACTGACGTACCAACCCACGGCGGAAACGCCGCAGGGCAATTACCTGATCGCCAGCCCACGCGCCTACAATCCGGTGGGCGTGATTGACTCGCAGCTTGAGCTGCCGCGCCTGTTGGCTTCCGCCAGGCAGCGGGTGCGGGTACAGGTAATGGACTATGCGCCGTTGTCTTTTGGCCCGGACCGCACACGGCCTTACTACGCGGTGATCGATAACGCCCTGCGCAGCGCCGCCGCGCGCGGTGTGCAGATTGAGCTGATGGTCGCCAACTGGAATACCAAAAAGCCGGATATCGCCTGGCTGAAGAGCCTGGCGGTGGTGCCGAACGTACAGGTGAGAATTGTCACCATTCCACCGGCCAGCAGCGGGTTTATCCCATTTGCCCGAGTGATCCACAGTAAAATCATGACCATCGACGGCGGGATCGCCTGGGTGGGCACCAGCAACTGGACCGGCGGCTATCTGGACAATTCGCGTAATCTGGAGATTGTTCTGCACGACGCGAACATGAGCCTGCGGCTGGACAAGTTGTACAGCCAACTGTGGGACAGCCTGTACGCCGAACCGCTGAAGTTGGATTACGACTACCCGACGCCCAAACCGGGCGGCGAGTCCTGA
- a CDS encoding response regulator transcription factor, whose amino-acid sequence MNIQVERLSAVIDAVATQGFYPNLLAWLEGFFAFDSAIVYAFERGQAPRCLIKTERENSDAVNQLYQQGAYLQDPFYQALNDGGGGEVLTLRQLAPCGFYHTDYYRNFYRKTGWHDEAGVLLPLTPERGLGVFFGSARQSVGVRYPQLAELRDALTLLKSVARLHGEVIVAPAEPERVMDHAVQARYLLTPREREIVDLILDGCGSQQIADRLFISLGTVKNHRKNIYSKLAIGSQAELFNLLLATPLRRSA is encoded by the coding sequence ATGAATATTCAGGTGGAACGATTATCCGCAGTGATAGACGCAGTCGCAACCCAAGGTTTCTATCCCAACCTGCTGGCCTGGCTGGAAGGGTTCTTCGCCTTTGATAGCGCCATTGTTTACGCGTTTGAACGCGGCCAGGCACCGCGTTGCCTGATCAAAACCGAGCGAGAAAACAGTGACGCGGTCAATCAACTCTATCAACAGGGCGCTTACCTGCAGGATCCGTTTTACCAGGCGCTGAATGATGGCGGCGGTGGCGAGGTGCTGACCCTGCGCCAGTTGGCTCCCTGCGGCTTCTACCATACTGATTATTACCGTAACTTTTACCGCAAGACCGGCTGGCATGATGAAGCCGGCGTGCTGCTGCCCCTGACACCCGAACGCGGGCTGGGGGTGTTTTTCGGCTCGGCGCGCCAGTCGGTGGGCGTGCGTTATCCGCAGTTGGCTGAGCTGCGCGATGCGTTGACGCTGCTCAAGAGCGTAGCGCGGCTGCATGGCGAAGTGATCGTCGCTCCGGCAGAGCCTGAAAGGGTGATGGATCATGCGGTGCAGGCACGTTATCTGCTGACACCTCGTGAGCGCGAAATAGTGGATCTGATCCTGGACGGCTGCGGTTCGCAGCAAATCGCCGATCGGCTGTTCATCAGTCTGGGAACGGTGAAAAACCACCGCAAGAACATCTACAGCAAGCTGGCGATCGGTTCGCAGGCCGAACTGTTCAATCTGCTGTTGGCCACCCCGCTGCGTCGCAGCGCCTGA
- a CDS encoding APC family permease has protein sequence MTESTPEHKFKGNLSVLDVVMITASGVTPASSIFVIAPLAIASAGSGAFISFLIAAFIAATIALCYAELGAAHPSAGGEYSIIKRLFGTLCGLQTYLFILSAALFVPAVLATGAVPYLNTALGTQFDASTAGMITILIGGACAIFNIKANALLTGTFLVVEIAVLGLIAWLGFSNPHQSADILVAPVMLNPEGVLAPVSVPLIVAMVGVALFSYNGYGAAVYMAEDMREQGKPMATAIMLTLAIVVLVELLPFTALLIGAPSLTEMAKQADPVGYVVSQLGGPTLARVVSGAIYLSVFNAIIAIVAQFSRMMFSSGRDGFWLPQVNRALKIIHPRFGTPWIATLLFGIPSALLAFCSNLGDLTSFTVILLLLVYIIMAVAALISRRRARFHHPYLMPLWPLPVAIALIGCLYVLWTILIASSLKDFIIIAGILCFGLLLSYMRTRQAIPHVEPSIEGE, from the coding sequence ATGACTGAGTCCACACCAGAACACAAATTCAAAGGTAATCTCAGCGTCCTCGACGTGGTGATGATTACCGCCTCCGGCGTCACGCCCGCCAGCTCCATTTTCGTTATTGCTCCACTGGCGATCGCCAGCGCCGGCAGCGGTGCCTTTATCTCATTTCTGATCGCCGCCTTTATCGCCGCCACCATCGCCCTGTGCTATGCCGAACTCGGCGCGGCGCACCCCAGCGCCGGGGGTGAATACAGCATTATCAAACGCCTGTTCGGCACCCTGTGCGGACTGCAAACTTACCTGTTTATCCTCAGCGCTGCGCTGTTCGTGCCGGCGGTGCTGGCCACCGGTGCAGTGCCTTATCTGAACACCGCGCTGGGGACTCAGTTCGACGCCTCTACCGCCGGGATGATCACCATCCTGATCGGCGGTGCCTGCGCCATTTTCAACATCAAGGCCAATGCGCTGCTGACCGGCACCTTTTTGGTGGTTGAAATCGCGGTGCTGGGGTTAATCGCCTGGTTGGGCTTCAGCAACCCGCACCAAAGTGCGGACATCCTCGTCGCGCCGGTGATGCTAAACCCCGAAGGCGTGTTGGCGCCGGTTTCCGTACCGCTGATCGTCGCCATGGTCGGCGTCGCGCTGTTTTCCTATAACGGCTACGGTGCCGCGGTGTATATGGCGGAGGACATGCGCGAACAGGGCAAACCCATGGCCACCGCCATCATGCTGACGTTGGCGATCGTGGTACTGGTCGAGCTGCTGCCCTTTACCGCTTTGCTGATTGGCGCGCCGTCCCTGACGGAAATGGCCAAACAGGCCGATCCGGTCGGCTACGTGGTCAGCCAACTGGGGGGGCCGACGCTGGCGCGGGTGGTCAGCGGTGCGATTTACCTGTCGGTGTTTAACGCCATTATCGCCATCGTGGCGCAGTTTAGCCGCATGATGTTCTCCAGCGGGCGTGACGGTTTTTGGCTGCCGCAGGTGAACCGGGCATTGAAAATCATCCACCCGCGTTTTGGCACGCCGTGGATCGCCACCCTGCTGTTCGGTATTCCCTCCGCGCTGTTGGCCTTTTGCTCCAACCTCGGCGATCTGACTTCCTTTACCGTGATCCTGCTGCTGCTGGTGTACATCATCATGGCGGTCGCCGCGCTGATCAGCCGCCGCCGAGCACGCTTCCACCACCCGTACCTGATGCCGCTGTGGCCGCTGCCGGTGGCGATCGCGCTGATCGGCTGCCTGTATGTGTTATGGACAATTTTGATCGCCAGCAGCCTGAAAGACTTTATTATCATCGCCGGTATCCTCTGTTTTGGTCTGCTGCTGAGTTACATGCGCACCCGGCAGGCTATCCCGCACGTTGAACCCTCAATTGAAGGAGAATAA
- a CDS encoding P1 family peptidase translates to MSQRAQDLGIKIGHGVAGPLNAITDVPGVRVGHASIHADLAEGRSVRTGVTVIEPRAGQARQSPCFAGVHVLNGNGDATGLEWIREAGLLTSPIAFTNTHSVGVVRDSLIALEREALPAGDAVYWNMPVVMETFDGLLNDINGFHVKPEHVRQALQAAHQGLPQEGAVGGGSGMICHEFKGGIGTASRRLPADRGGWTVGAIVQANHGKRASLLVGGYPVGRHLAHIHSPFTPQLPHPGMGSIVVTLATDAPLLPHQCARLAQRASIGIARTGGGTEDSSGDIFIAFATGNDGLPPADYANKGAFTTPLRMVNNDYISELFAAAAEAVEEAIINALLAANTVSGNGHRAEGLSAEQLLTALEKSGWRK, encoded by the coding sequence ATGTCGCAGCGCGCTCAGGATTTGGGCATTAAAATCGGCCACGGCGTTGCCGGCCCGCTGAACGCCATCACCGATGTGCCCGGCGTTCGCGTCGGCCACGCCAGCATCCACGCCGATTTGGCCGAGGGGCGCAGCGTGCGTACCGGCGTCACGGTGATCGAACCGCGTGCCGGTCAGGCGCGACAATCCCCCTGCTTTGCCGGCGTGCATGTGCTTAACGGCAACGGCGACGCCACCGGGCTGGAGTGGATCCGCGAAGCCGGCCTGCTCACCAGCCCAATCGCCTTCACCAACACCCACAGCGTCGGCGTGGTACGTGACAGCCTGATCGCGCTGGAACGCGAGGCGCTGCCGGCCGGCGACGCGGTGTACTGGAATATGCCGGTGGTGATGGAAACCTTCGATGGCCTGCTCAACGACATCAACGGTTTTCACGTCAAGCCTGAACATGTGCGGCAAGCACTGCAGGCGGCACACCAAGGGCTACCCCAGGAAGGTGCCGTCGGCGGCGGCAGCGGGATGATCTGCCATGAGTTCAAGGGCGGCATCGGCACCGCTTCGCGCCGCCTGCCTGCCGATCGCGGTGGCTGGACGGTGGGTGCCATCGTGCAGGCCAACCACGGCAAACGCGCGTCGCTGCTGGTGGGCGGTTACCCGGTGGGCCGTCATTTGGCACATATTCACTCGCCGTTCACGCCGCAGCTGCCGCACCCGGGCATGGGGTCGATCGTCGTCACCCTGGCCACCGACGCCCCGCTGTTGCCGCACCAATGCGCCCGTCTGGCCCAACGCGCCAGCATCGGCATTGCCCGCACCGGCGGCGGTACCGAAGACTCGAGCGGCGACATTTTTATCGCCTTCGCCACCGGCAATGACGGCCTCCCCCCTGCCGACTACGCCAACAAAGGGGCCTTTACCACTCCGCTGCGCATGGTGAACAATGATTACATCTCCGAGCTGTTTGCAGCCGCGGCAGAAGCGGTGGAAGAGGCGATTATCAATGCCCTGCTGGCCGCCAATACCGTTTCCGGTAATGGCCATCGGGCGGAAGGACTGAGCGCCGAACAGTTGCTGACGGCACTGGAAAAAAGCGGCTGGCGGAAATAA
- a CDS encoding CoA-acylating methylmalonate-semialdehyde dehydrogenase: MPIAHWINGQSATGGTRSQPVYDPATGQSYQEVLLADRATVESAIDAAERAYPAWRDTPPLKRARVMMRLKTLLEQHADAICRLITVEHGKVLSDAMGELQRGIENIEYASYAPELLKGEHSKDAGPGIDSWSEFQPLGVVAGITPFNFPAMVPLWMWPMAVVCGNTFVLKPSERVPSSTLYIAQLASEAGLPPGVLNLVNGDREAVDTLLHDPRVKSVSFVGSTPVAEHIYHTGCGQNKRVQALGGAKNHAVVLPDADIAGSVSALMGAAFGSCGQRCMAIPLVVAVGDDTADALVAGLQQQMAAMRIGAGSDNRNDMGPLVTQQHYEKVKGYIDRGVEEGATLVVDGRKLAVREDSGQISQGYFLGPTLFDHVRPGMRIYQEEIFGPVLGVVRVGSLKEAMAMIDAHEYGNGTCLFTRDGEAARYFSNHIQVGMVGINVALPVPVAYHSFGGWKRSLFGDLHAYGPDAVRFYTKRKTITQRWPSSHDAQHATFSFPSGQG; the protein is encoded by the coding sequence ATGCCAATTGCACATTGGATCAACGGCCAGTCCGCCACCGGCGGCACCCGCAGCCAGCCGGTCTACGATCCGGCTACCGGGCAGTCATATCAGGAGGTGTTGCTGGCCGACCGCGCCACGGTAGAAAGCGCCATCGACGCCGCCGAACGCGCTTACCCGGCCTGGCGGGATACGCCACCGCTGAAGCGGGCCAGAGTGATGATGCGTCTAAAAACGCTGCTGGAACAGCATGCCGATGCCATCTGCCGGTTGATCACCGTCGAACATGGCAAGGTGCTCAGTGACGCCATGGGCGAACTGCAGCGCGGTATCGAAAACATTGAGTACGCCAGCTATGCACCGGAGCTGCTGAAAGGCGAGCACAGCAAGGACGCCGGGCCAGGCATCGACAGCTGGAGCGAGTTTCAACCGTTGGGGGTGGTGGCGGGCATCACGCCGTTTAACTTCCCGGCGATGGTGCCGCTGTGGATGTGGCCGATGGCGGTAGTGTGCGGCAACACCTTTGTACTGAAACCCTCCGAACGCGTCCCTTCCTCCACGTTGTATATCGCTCAACTGGCGTCCGAAGCCGGGCTGCCGCCGGGAGTGCTGAACCTGGTCAACGGCGACCGCGAGGCGGTGGACACCCTGCTGCACGATCCCCGGGTCAAATCCGTCAGCTTTGTCGGCTCTACGCCGGTCGCGGAGCACATCTACCACACCGGTTGTGGTCAGAACAAACGGGTGCAGGCGCTGGGCGGCGCGAAAAACCATGCGGTGGTGCTGCCGGATGCCGACATCGCCGGCAGCGTTAGTGCGCTGATGGGCGCGGCGTTCGGTTCCTGCGGACAGCGCTGCATGGCCATCCCGCTGGTGGTGGCAGTGGGAGACGACACGGCCGATGCGCTGGTCGCCGGGCTACAGCAGCAAATGGCGGCCATGCGGATCGGCGCCGGTAGCGATAACCGCAACGACATGGGGCCACTGGTCACCCAACAGCATTATGAAAAGGTGAAAGGCTATATCGATCGGGGCGTTGAAGAAGGCGCCACCCTGGTAGTCGACGGCCGCAAGCTGGCAGTGCGGGAAGACAGCGGGCAAATCAGCCAGGGCTATTTCCTCGGCCCTACGCTGTTTGACCACGTGCGACCGGGAATGAGGATTTATCAGGAGGAGATCTTCGGCCCGGTGCTGGGCGTGGTTCGGGTCGGCTCGCTGAAAGAGGCGATGGCGATGATTGACGCCCACGAGTACGGCAACGGGACCTGCCTGTTCACCCGCGACGGCGAGGCGGCACGTTATTTTTCCAATCATATTCAGGTCGGTATGGTGGGGATCAACGTCGCGCTGCCGGTTCCGGTGGCCTACCACTCGTTCGGCGGCTGGAAACGCTCGCTGTTTGGCGACCTGCACGCCTACGGCCCGGATGCCGTCAGGTTCTACACCAAGCGCAAAACCATTACCCAGCGCTGGCCCTCTTCCCATGACGCCCAGCATGCCACCTTCAGCTTCCCGTCCGGGCAAGGGTAA
- a CDS encoding LysR family transcriptional regulator, with protein MQVKKRALLGQLSDMDLRLLRVFKAVVDCGGMSAAELELNISLSTISKHIKDLEQRLGLTLCHRGREGFAVTDEGLLIYQETVNLLAATEAFHRGVDDVHQRLGGQLHVAIFDHTVSNPQAHIGRAIALFSEQAPDVSLQMYVEPINTIERGVIDGQFQIGIIPMHRSAESLSYSSLFHERMFLYCGAQHELFSANHEILNWDLLHNYAFAGLGYHSPNMELSLQQHLHRKATGFAQESIATLILSGKYVGFLPDHYAAFFVAQNMMRAIKPTLFRYHCEYSSVLRRSPSPQRVVKLFHECLLAAHGTA; from the coding sequence ATGCAAGTAAAAAAGCGCGCATTGTTGGGCCAGTTATCGGATATGGATCTGCGGTTGCTGCGGGTATTCAAGGCGGTGGTCGACTGTGGCGGCATGAGTGCCGCCGAGCTGGAGCTGAACATCAGCCTGTCGACCATCAGCAAGCACATCAAGGATCTGGAGCAGCGGCTGGGCCTGACGCTGTGCCACCGCGGGCGCGAAGGGTTTGCGGTTACTGACGAAGGGCTGCTGATTTATCAGGAAACCGTGAATCTGTTGGCGGCGACCGAGGCCTTTCACCGTGGGGTGGATGATGTGCATCAACGCCTGGGAGGACAGCTGCACGTGGCGATATTCGACCATACCGTCAGTAATCCTCAGGCGCATATCGGCCGGGCGATCGCCTTATTCAGCGAGCAGGCGCCGGATGTCTCTTTGCAAATGTATGTGGAGCCGATAAATACCATTGAACGCGGCGTGATTGACGGCCAATTTCAAATTGGCATTATTCCCATGCACCGCAGTGCGGAAAGTTTATCTTATAGTTCGTTATTTCATGAGAGGATGTTCTTATATTGTGGCGCGCAGCATGAATTATTTTCCGCTAACCATGAAATACTTAATTGGGATCTGTTGCACAATTATGCCTTTGCCGGATTAGGCTACCATTCGCCGAATATGGAACTGAGCCTGCAGCAGCATTTACATCGCAAGGCAACGGGGTTTGCCCAGGAGTCGATCGCGACCCTAATTCTTTCCGGTAAGTACGTCGGCTTTCTTCCCGACCACTATGCAGCGTTTTTTGTCGCGCAAAATATGATGCGCGCCATCAAACCGACGCTGTTCCGTTATCACTGCGAATATTCCAGCGTGCTGCGGCGTTCGCCCAGCCCGCAGCGGGTGGTCAAGCTGTTCCACGAATGCCTGCTGGCGGCTCATGGAACAGCTTAA